The following proteins are co-located in the Bradyrhizobium sp. AZCC 2176 genome:
- a CDS encoding HoxN/HupN/NixA family nickel/cobalt transporter: protein MFGILGLGFLLGMQHALEADHIAAVSSIAARRSHVADIVKHGLTWGLGHTLTLFVFAGCAILLGRAIPETVARPIETAVGVMLVGLGAHVLWRLWRDRVHFHQHGHGDGTVHFHAHSHAGETAPHARTAHAHDHGFRWRTLLVGLMHGMAGSAALLVLAVSQASSPAVGLGYVALFGVGSMIGMGALSTAIAVPLAVSARSLTWANRGLQGAVGLATVAIGIMTVVETVRA from the coding sequence ATGTTCGGAATTCTTGGGCTGGGCTTTTTGCTGGGCATGCAGCATGCGCTCGAGGCCGATCACATCGCCGCCGTCTCCAGCATCGCCGCGCGCCGCAGCCATGTCGCCGATATCGTCAAGCACGGGCTGACCTGGGGGCTCGGCCACACGCTGACGCTGTTCGTCTTTGCAGGCTGTGCCATCCTGCTCGGCCGCGCGATCCCTGAAACCGTCGCCCGGCCGATCGAGACTGCCGTCGGTGTCATGCTGGTCGGCCTCGGCGCCCATGTGCTGTGGCGGCTGTGGCGCGACCGCGTGCATTTTCACCAACACGGCCATGGCGACGGCACGGTGCATTTCCATGCCCACAGCCATGCCGGCGAAACCGCGCCGCATGCCCGCACCGCGCATGCCCATGACCATGGCTTTCGCTGGCGTACCCTGCTGGTCGGCCTGATGCACGGCATGGCGGGCTCGGCCGCGCTGCTGGTGCTGGCGGTTTCGCAGGCTTCCAGTCCTGCGGTCGGACTCGGATATGTCGCACTGTTCGGCGTCGGCTCGATGATCGGCATGGGCGCGCTGTCGACGGCGATTGCGGTGCCGCTTGCGGTCTCCGCCCGCTCGCTCACCTGGGCCAATCGCGGGCTGCAGGGGGCCGTGGGGCTTGCCACCGTCGCGATCGGAATTATGACCGTGGTCGAGACGGTGCGGGCCTGA
- a CDS encoding addiction module antidote protein: protein MAKTAHRSQYATTAQLEKFLNQAFQTTDSRQVCLALGEAVRAQSVTAISIASGIERAHLYGAFASERGPRLSTVTKVIAALRMRLVAEQSPRSALERCRSQHPVHGHLRYSTPAGVAGLLNPALETADLRAICSAFGEIIRAQENVAEFARRIQIGRTRLYRSFMGDRSPEFTTVLTILGAFGLQLRVKRICKPKASLDRYSSPGLAESAEMVLPQQRPVEFPAMMEA, encoded by the coding sequence ATGGCCAAGACGGCGCATCGCTCTCAATACGCCACCACGGCTCAGCTTGAAAAATTCTTGAATCAGGCGTTTCAAACCACCGATAGCCGTCAGGTTTGCCTGGCGCTCGGCGAAGCCGTCCGAGCCCAGAGTGTCACCGCAATCTCTATCGCATCTGGAATAGAGCGAGCGCATCTATACGGGGCCTTTGCATCGGAGAGGGGGCCGCGGCTTTCTACGGTGACAAAGGTGATAGCGGCACTCCGCATGAGGCTGGTTGCAGAGCAATCGCCAAGATCCGCGCTGGAAAGATGCCGTTCTCAACATCCGGTGCATGGTCATTTGCGTTACAGCACTCCGGCGGGAGTCGCCGGGCTGTTGAATCCTGCCCTTGAAACGGCCGATCTCCGTGCCATTTGCTCGGCCTTTGGTGAGATCATCCGAGCCCAGGAGAATGTTGCTGAGTTCGCGCGACGGATCCAGATTGGCCGCACGCGTCTCTACCGCTCGTTCATGGGCGATCGTTCGCCCGAATTTACGACTGTCCTGACGATTCTCGGGGCGTTCGGATTGCAGCTACGGGTAAAGCGGATCTGCAAACCGAAAGCGTCGCTCGATCGCTATTCGAGCCCGGGCCTGGCGGAATCGGCAGAGATGGTGCTTCCCCAACAACGTCCCGTGGAATTCCCAGCGATGATGGAGGCCTGA
- a CDS encoding dienelactone hydrolase family protein — MQVRDVDYRCGETSLRGYLALDENADGPRPGVAIFHEGLGLGEFAMERARRLAGLGYVAFAADMFGDRRQATSVQEVATLVAGLRTQPDKLRARGRAALETLAALPQVDAGRLAAIGFCFGGSVVLELARDGAELKAVVSFHGVLATKMPAQAGRVKASVLVCTGVDDPLAPPEQVADFENEMRTGGVKDWQIIAYGNTLHGFTNPAADGSMMRAALYNEQADRRSWASMKSLFDEVLT; from the coding sequence ATGCAGGTGCGCGACGTCGATTACCGCTGCGGTGAAACCAGTTTGCGCGGTTATCTGGCGCTTGACGAGAACGCTGACGGGCCGCGGCCGGGCGTCGCCATATTTCACGAAGGGCTCGGGCTTGGCGAATTCGCGATGGAGCGCGCGCGCCGGCTCGCCGGTCTCGGCTATGTCGCGTTCGCCGCCGACATGTTCGGTGACCGCCGGCAGGCGACCAGCGTGCAGGAAGTCGCGACGCTGGTCGCCGGGCTTCGCACCCAGCCGGACAAGCTGCGCGCCCGGGGCCGCGCCGCGCTCGAAACGCTCGCCGCGCTGCCGCAGGTCGACGCTGGCAGGCTGGCGGCGATCGGGTTCTGCTTCGGCGGATCGGTGGTGCTCGAACTGGCGCGCGATGGCGCCGAGCTGAAGGCGGTGGTCAGTTTCCACGGCGTGCTGGCGACTAAAATGCCGGCGCAAGCCGGCCGGGTGAAGGCCAGCGTGCTGGTCTGCACCGGGGTGGACGATCCCCTGGCGCCGCCGGAACAGGTTGCGGATTTCGAGAACGAGATGCGCACCGGCGGCGTGAAGGATTGGCAGATCATCGCCTACGGCAACACGCTGCATGGTTTCACCAACCCGGCCGCCGACGGCTCGATGATGCGCGCCGCGCTGTACAACGAGCAGGCCGACCGCCGCTCCTGGGCGTCGATGAAAAGCCTGTTCGATGAAGTCTTGACCTGA